Genomic window (Zymoseptoria tritici IPO323 chromosome 1, whole genome shotgun sequence):
TGGCAAGAACTTTGCTTACATTGAGTTGCCAGAGTTTTCCGTCATGTCGCTGTGAAGTCCACCAAAAGGGATTGCTCTTCATGTGCTGGTAAAGCTTGAACTCGGTCCGGGCTCGGAAACCCTTGTCGAACGACAACGTGGAGCGATCCTTTTGGAACAAGGTGTTGATACGCGGCAGACCACGATCCCAAGAGTCCTCGAGATCTTCCAGCGTAAGCCGTCGGTTCTGCTGATTAGCTTCAAGGCGCTTCTGGGAATATTCCGTCCACACACGCTGGGAGTCGATGAACTCGGCCTCCCACGGAATGATATATCGGAAGATGTTGGGGATGAGAGTCTCTTCGTCATGGCTCATACCAGCGCGGAAATGGGAAACACCGCTGTCGGTCTGCTTGCTCCATCGCTTGTCGGAAGCTGGGATGAGAATGTGGGATCCGGAAATCATGCCGAGACCACCCAATTCTTTGGGCGTATAGAACACGGCAGGAGGGAAACGGGAAGGCATCTTGGAGTTCAGACCGATCTTGACACGAGTCTGGATCTTGGTCTCGCACTTGACGATCGTGTCCAACAGGTTGACGGTGCTGACGGCGGCTTCACGATAGTAGGTGAAGAGAGCGATCAGGGTCGTATTCCACTTGTTCGCGATCTTGGTGAAGGTCGTGCTGCCAGAGCTCATCAGGATCTGACGAATGCGGTTGTTGAACTTGGCGATGTCATCTTCGGTGACTTGGAGGAAAGCGTGTGCTGTCCGCTCCTTGGTCTGGTTGTCCACAAGCGCCCAGACGGAGTCCTTGGTGGGGAATTCGTCGTTCAGGTTCCTGGACTTTGGTAGAATGCGAACCTCGAAACCGTTCATAGCGAAAAGCAAGTTCGGGTTGTCACGACTGTAGACACTTGCGAAGGTATCATCCCACTCGACCGTGGTGATGCTGCGCGGCAAGCGGTTCTTCATATCCCAGAAGACGGCCCGTCCGAGGTTGACATCGTGCCTCATGAGCCTCATGCGCGAGTCGCGAGGCCAAcacttcttgttcttgtAGCCGATGACATTTTCGAAGTTGGGATCAGGCTGCTCAGTGAGGAAGCGCTGGATGAGATCTCTTGACTCGTCCGCGCTGAAGCGGAAGAAGACCCAGATCTTGTCGATGTAACGAGTGTACAGTCTGATTGGGTGGCGAGTCTCTGTCGCTCGATCGCGGAATTGCAAGAAGTCGTTGGGAGCATTGGGCGGACCGGCCATGTCTGAGGCACGTTGTAGACCAAGCAACAGCAGATCAATAATCAAACCGTAGTATTGGAATACGAAGGCGCTGAACTGCAGACCACGGATCATACCATATGCGTTGGTGTGGTTCATGTCCTTGTAGTTGAGCTGCACATTGTTCTTGCTGGAGATGTAATCTGCCAAGTTGTGGTCCATGATCAGACGGAGCAGTCTGTTGAGCAGAGTGATGTCCATCTTCTCGTAGACCTTGTCGAGTCTGGTCTCGATCATGACGTTGCATTCTCCCTCATCAATACCCCACACGTTCGAGAGGTTGTTGATTCCCTGAGCCCACTTGTAGGTGAGAAGTGGTGGCACCTCAGAATCGGAGGGCTTGATCCATGCTGGGAAAAGCTTGCGCTGATCGGCTTGGTACCACAGATACTGGTCGAGGTATGCGTCCGTAATCTTCTCAATTGGCTCAATGTCGTAGACTGGGTTGATGGTGCTGTAATTGTCGTTCATATCGATTCCGACCTCCTTGAAGGAGCGCTGCGTGAGTAGGAAACGCTTAATGCGGGCGAGCGTTGTGCCAGGGCTGTCGTATGCCTGCTCAATGAGCGCGAGCTCTTCACGCTGGCTCTGGTTGAGACGTCCCTTCACAGAATAGGCCTCCCGAAGTCTCTCAAGTGCCAAGATGAGAATCTTGGTATCGTGCTTGTAGCTGACAGATGGAAAGGGAATCGGCTGGAACTTGCGGCTCTCAAGCCAGTGCACCGCCGTGGTGAAGATCGCGACACCTTCTTCGGTGCTGACGTACGGACCGTCCTTGAGGTAGTTGTGTTGACGCTCCTGCTCAGCCTTCAACCACAGTCGAGTCAGACGTCCgaggttcttcttcgccacaGTCTTGTCGACTGTAGCGCCTCTCCTGATGCGCTCCCGGTTGTAGTGTGCAACAGACACCCACCAGTCGGCCTTGGACTTCACATATCGGAGGATAATATCCTCGATAGGCTTAGGTAGACCTGGCACCTTCCATGGGATGTTCGACTTCCAGCATCGCCATGCCTCGGACAGATGCTGCAACACGGTGTTGACCTTGCTCTGCTTGATACCTTCGGGCATCATGTCCATGAGATCCGCCATGACGGAGGCACGGAGTTCAAGATCGAAGTGAGACTCGACACGCTGCTTGGTAACAGTCTTGGCTACACCCTTTGAGTGACGACCCTCGAACTGTCTGCTGAGCAAGTTGCCCAGCCAGCGCTCCAGAAGTGGGATGATTccgcggaggaagaagagccaCACTCGCCATGCAGGCGCCCAGAAACCACAGCCTGGTCCCTTGCCGACTGGCCCGGAGTTGAAGCGGTAGTAAATCAAATGCTTCAAATCCTTGCAGGATCGAATCTGATGCATCAACTTGTATTTGTAGCGGTACATACCGGTCAGTTGACCGACGTGGTTGAAGGCGTAGAGAATGCCGTCTGCGAGCTGGAAGGCATCGATATTGCCCAGGCGATATTGAACTTGAGCATCCACGATGAGCTTCGTCAGGCGAAGAATCTCACGCATAAGATGGAAGGCGTTTCCGAAtctgctcttcttccgctCCTTGGTCGTCAACGTCTTGATGGGCTTCAAGTTGAAGTTGTAATCGAGATGGAGGTAGGTGAGATTCTTCCTGTGGATCAACAGGTTCAACATGTTGAAACCTTGACGACACACTTGAAGACCAGCCTCGACCCAGTCGATGGTGGTCTGCTGGAAGAACTTGGTGCTCTTGAGACTTCTGCACAAGTTCTGTTTGTTTTGCGCCTTTGGAGGCTTCTTGTGCAGCTCATTCAAGACGTACGTCTTCAGGAGTTTTTGGTAAGACACCCGCACCTTCACAGGCTGGCCTTGAGGAACGTGCTCGAGGTACCACTGCTTGACAAGCGGCACATCTTGCGCTCGCACCATCTTTCCAGATCTCCGGTCGAATGGGTATGGCGCCCACCACAAAGCAATGGCAGAAGCTGTGTCGTCGTTGTAGAGTTCTTCGTCCTCCAAGAAAGGCTCGACTTCTTTGGGCAGACTGAAaccaccttcctcctcatccgcctccTCATTGTTCCCGGCGCCAAAGATCTCATCCTCGAGACTGACCGACAAGTTCTTGGGGGCAACAGATCTTGAAGAGATTGGGTTGATGACGGGGTCGAAGTAGAATGGTGGAAGGTTGGGGTCCTCGGTCTTGACATAGACCGTCTGTGGGGAGCTGTACTTGCCGAGCTTTACGCTGCGAGGCAAGCTGTTGTACAAGAATGGGAATGCGACGCGGTACTCAGTCCGGATCGGAGCACGGAAGATGATGCGGTCGATGGCATTGAATTCACCAAAGTCCTCATCGTTCGGATCGATGTCTTTGTACAAAGGCTCAAAGCGAGGGCCACCGGGAATGGCGACGTTGAGCGCTTTTGCTGTGGCGAAGGCGGGCATCTCGAATAGGTGAAAGTAGTTCTGATCGGTGATGTCTGACAAGAGGGGATTGCTGAGACGGTGCAGGGTGGCCATCTGCTGAATCGTCATGTTCCACTCCTTGTAGCTTGGTCCATTGACGTGGCTGGTATCCGCCAAAGGTCTCGGCTCGTAGAACCACTCGAAAACTGGtccgtcttcatcctcgtccagcTCCATCTGAATCGGCTCAAGCGGCTCCACATCCTCAATGTTTTCACTCCATGAGAGTGGCGGCTCCTCATCGTCAAAGGGCGGGAATCGCATTCGCTTGAAATGTCTCCGATCGCTCTTCTCTCGCCTCATCACCACCCACATGGTCGCCCATTGCGCGTGGAACACCGGCTCGATGACTCGTGGAATCTCGTTGACCAGTGTCAGGCAGCCATTGACGTGGTACAGGACTTTCACTTCTCGAGCACTCTCCCACGGCATAGGCATGTTCTCCAATAGCTTCAGAACGGCATGCGGCATGAACTTCAATGCACCGAGATAGCTTCTCTTGTCGGCACTGAACTTCTTCTGAGAAACATCTCCAATATCCTTGACGATTTTCCGCAGATGCTCAGGCGGCATGTCTGCCTTCTGCGTCTCCACAAAACCACCCTTGCGCTTCTCCCCAAAGCGCTGCTTCTGCTGTCGTATCCATTTCCGCTTCTTGTCTTGCAGCTTCGCCGCTTGAGGATCTGCAGACGGATTGTATccaggtggtggaggcggtgcGGATAATCCTGGCGGCGCACCtgggggaggtggtggtgccCAAccaggcggtggaggtggtcgtCCCGCCATGATCAGTACTGTGATGCTTTGCTCAGATTTGACTCGGAGGTCTCGCTGCGGCTCTCGGCGCCGAGCTCGCCGTTATTCGCTCGTGTTCGGTCGTCCTGATCACACAGAGCGCAATCAGATATCCAGTGAGGAGATCGAGATGGCTCGGGAGTTGCGCTGTGGCCTGCGCGGTCGTTGTGATGGATGAAGTCCTCTCTGGTGTGGCGGCTCTCAGTCGCGACTCCCATAGAAAAGTCCACTAGCGTGGCTGCCGGCGGGATTACCCGTTGCATTTCCGCCAAGCACACACTCACTTCGAGAATTTGACCGGAACTTTGATCACGACAACGTCGACGACGAACCAGCCAAACATCCACCGGACACCCATACAATACCGCCAAAATGGTTTCCGACGCCCGCCTCACCTACGTACGTTCGAATGCGACACCGAAACGATGCTCCCAATGGATGCAGCAACCTTCTGGAGGACATTGACTAACAGCTATGATATAGCGCCGCCGCATGCCCTACAACACCAAGAGCAACAAGGTCCGCGTTGTCAAGACTCCAGGTGGCGAGCTCAGATACCTTCACTTGAAGAAGCGAGGAACTGCACCAAAGTGCGGTGACTGTGGCTCCAAATTGGCTGGTGTACGTTGAACCATCCCACCATCCCCGAGATCGAGAACAGTGCGATTGGACATGGATTTGGAGGCGTGAATGACATGGACATGTGCGAGAATTGAAGGAGAGGAAATTGTCCGCTGACACGAATGCGAAATACAGATCCCAGCCCTCCGCCCTCGCGAATACGCTACCATCTCCCGACCCAAGAAGACCGTCCAGCGCGCATACGGCGGCTCGCGCTGCGCCAACTGCGTCCGGGACCGTGTTGTTCGTGCTTTCCTGATCGAGGAGCAGAAGATCGTCAAGAAGGTCATGaaggaggccgagaagaagcaaaAGCGATAGATGTTTCGATGCAGGAATGAGCGAGCATGGACGGTGCGATGGGAAGATTCGGAATCTCGGCGCAACATGGCAGGCAGGTTTGATTCATCTTGATCGACGAGATGCCGTTGTGTAGTTTTCTGCTGTCTATACTGCACTGGGCGCAAGATCTGCTCCCAGCTGCGATGGCAAGAGCCGCTGAATGAATTCAACGTCGACTGACACGATCAATACCCGTGTCTGTGCCTCAAGCATGCGCAGTTTCAACGAGTGGAGGACCTGCGGTCAGCCCCACAGTGTACCTGTACAAAAGCTGCTTGGTCAAGGTCCGTCTTGCATGGCAGTGGTTCTTCTAGCCAGCCACGATAACATCGAGACAGCGAGGATCACCGGCATGCACAATCAGCAGGTGGTACTTGTTGATCTGCACGACGACCCTGCACATTGGAACCATCTGGCCGTCTTGCTTACTCAAAAGCACTTTCTGCCAACTTCCCTGTGCGACGACCAGTACGACTGCCAGTTGCCAGTACCCTCTACGATGTTCTGCTAACTTAGTGGTATCTGCCTCGCTAACTGTTTTACACGAATATGAGCATGCCCTGCTATTTTCAATCCCACTTCGTGCCTATCTGACATGTCTGCTGACTTGCCCGTCCGCCTAGTACCTCTACTTCTATTCGGCGGGGACAAACAAGGCGAGACAACGAGCCTCGTTCCAAGCTGCACTTTGGCCTAACCATTCCGCGTGGAATATATAACATGGACTGTATACCATGGACTTTCTGCCAACAACAATGCTTCTTTATTTAAGGCTTCAGCCGAGCTTGGATACATACAGGCATACCTTTTTGTCTGAAGTCCGTCGATGTGGTCCAGTCGCATTCAGCCGATTTGGGTCATGTAGAACTGCGTGGGCTGATGTGGGCCAACATCGGACACAATTTCTTATCAACGTGCAGCCAAGAGATCATTGCACCTGAGATCCATTGACCAGGTCGTCGGAAACGCACCGCGGGCCTGCCTGCGAACTCGGCTCTACCTCAATTTAGACAGATCCTTCCTCACTGTGTCACTCGAATGTCGGCTTTCTCCCAACGTCAGGCTGTGCTTTCATCGTGTTCGTGATCACTCTCCTCATGCCCACGAACTTCTCCAGCTCGCAAATGCCAGGATTGTACCAATTGAGCGATTGCACATTGACCCCAACACATTGATTGCAACACGATAGTATCGTTGTCCTCCAATGCATTCGGAAGATGCCGCGGTATGGTGTTGTGTGCAAAGACACGGCACGAGAGGAAAGAGTGAGACCAAACCAGTAAAGTCTGTTCATTGGCCAGTCAAACTCGCCTTGTGGCTGTGGGAAGCTTTCATGGTCAACCGCAGCGTACCACACTCTTGTTCTCGCAGATTCTCCACCATCAACTCCACCTCTCTCATTCTCGCCTCCGACAAACCCACCATGATCTTAAGGGAAACGTCTACATGTCTTCTCTAGGCGTATTCAAGTGCACCCAGTGCGACAAGGTCTACAAGACTCGGACCTCTCTGACTCGCCACGCCCACAACCACTCCCGCGGACCGCCTCAACATCAGTGCGATACTTGTGGCGTCCTATTCGCCCGGCGCGACATTCTGAACCGCCATGTGAGCAACGGCCATTGCGCGAATTCAAATGCTGCCAGACATCGGTGCCATACCGCGTGCGAGGCGTGTCGCGGAGCCAGGATC
Coding sequences:
- a CDS encoding 60S ribosomal protein L34, with product MVSDARLTYRRRMPYNTKSNKVRVVKTPGGELRYLHLKKRGTAPKCGDCGSKLAGIPALRPREYATISRPKKTVQRAYGGSRCANCVRDRVVRAFLIEEQKIVKKVMKEAEKKQKR